In one window of Juglans regia cultivar Chandler chromosome 3, Walnut 2.0, whole genome shotgun sequence DNA:
- the LOC118347899 gene encoding bifunctional epoxide hydrolase 2-like isoform X1, with product MDQIQHKFVDVRGGLKLHLADIGSGPNAVVFLHGFPEIWYTWRHQMIAVANAGFRAIAPDYRGYGLSDTPAEPEKASFADLNADLLAILDALELDKVFLIGKDFGARPTYLFAIFHPERVLGVVSIGVPYKPPGPSTYHKYLPEGFYISRWREPGRAEADFGRFDAKTVVRNIYILFSRSEIPIAAANQEIMDLVDPSTPLPPWFTEEDLAAYGALYEKSGFRNTLQVPYRSFGEDFEIPDPTLKVPVLLIMGVKDYFLKFPGIEDYMKNGKVKELVPDLEITYLPVGTHFVHEQSPDEVNQLILSFLGKHV from the exons ATGGACCAAATCCAGCACAAGTTCGTGGACGTACGAGGAGGACTCAAGCTCCACTTAGCAGACATCGGATCTG GTCCTAACGCCGTTGTGTTCCTGCACGGATTTCCGGAGATATGGTACACGTGGCGCCACCAGATGATCGCCGTAGCCAACGCCGGCTTCCGGGCGATCGCTCCCGATTACAGAGGTTACGGACTCTCCGACACGCCTGCCGAACCCGAAAAGGCTTCCTTTGCTGACCTTAACGCTGATTTGCTTGCCATTCTTGATGCCCTCGAACTTGACAAG GTTTTTCTTATCGGAAAGGATTTTGGAGCTCGGCCTACATACTTGTTTGCCATTTTCCACCCGGAGAGGGTCTTGGGAGTTGTAAGCATTGGAGTGCCATATAAACCCCCAGGCCCCTCTACATACCACAAGTACCTTCCTGAAGGCTTCTACATTTCAAGATGGCGG GAGCCTGGACGAGCAGAAGCTGATTTTGGGCGCTTTGATGCCAAAACAGTTGTGAGGAACATTTACATCCTCTTTTCAAGAAGTGAAATACCAATAGCTGCAGCAAACCAGGAGATTATGGATTTGGTGGATCCATCTACTCCTCTGCCTCCTTGGTTCACCGAGGAAGATCTTGCAGCTTATGGAGCTTTGTATGAAAAATCTGGATTCCGAAATACATTACAAGTTCCATACAG ATCATTTGGCGAAGACTTCGAGATTCCCGATCCAACACTTAAAGTTCCAGTACTTCTTATAATGGGTGTTAAGGactattttctcaaatttccaggAATAGAGGACTACATGAAGAATGGAAAGGTGAAAGAGCTCGTCCCTGATTTGGAGATCACATATTTGCCGGTAGGAACCCATTTTGTTCATGAGCAGTCACCTGATGAGGTGAACCAGCTAATACTCTCCTTCCTTGGCAAGCATGTTTGA
- the LOC118347899 gene encoding bifunctional epoxide hydrolase 2-like isoform X2, with protein MDQIQHKFVDVRGGLKLHLADIGSGPNAVVFLHGFPEIWYTWRHQMIAVANAGFRAIAPDYRGYGLSDTPAEPEKASFADLNADLLAILDALELDKVFLIGKDFGARPTYLFAIFHPERVLGVVSIGVPYKPPGPSTYHKYLPEGFYISRWREPGRAEADFGRFDAKTVVRNIYILFSRSEIPIAAANQEIMDLVDPSTPLPPWFTEEDLAAYGALYEKSGFRNTLQVPYRSIYDCCRKCPVPALQNAPSC; from the exons ATGGACCAAATCCAGCACAAGTTCGTGGACGTACGAGGAGGACTCAAGCTCCACTTAGCAGACATCGGATCTG GTCCTAACGCCGTTGTGTTCCTGCACGGATTTCCGGAGATATGGTACACGTGGCGCCACCAGATGATCGCCGTAGCCAACGCCGGCTTCCGGGCGATCGCTCCCGATTACAGAGGTTACGGACTCTCCGACACGCCTGCCGAACCCGAAAAGGCTTCCTTTGCTGACCTTAACGCTGATTTGCTTGCCATTCTTGATGCCCTCGAACTTGACAAG GTTTTTCTTATCGGAAAGGATTTTGGAGCTCGGCCTACATACTTGTTTGCCATTTTCCACCCGGAGAGGGTCTTGGGAGTTGTAAGCATTGGAGTGCCATATAAACCCCCAGGCCCCTCTACATACCACAAGTACCTTCCTGAAGGCTTCTACATTTCAAGATGGCGG GAGCCTGGACGAGCAGAAGCTGATTTTGGGCGCTTTGATGCCAAAACAGTTGTGAGGAACATTTACATCCTCTTTTCAAGAAGTGAAATACCAATAGCTGCAGCAAACCAGGAGATTATGGATTTGGTGGATCCATCTACTCCTCTGCCTCCTTGGTTCACCGAGGAAGATCTTGCAGCTTATGGAGCTTTGTATGAAAAATCTGGATTCCGAAATACATTACAAGTTCCATACAG GTCTATCTATGATTGCTGTAGGAAGTGCCCAGTCCCTGCACTGCAAAATGCGCCAAGTTGTTAA